The following proteins are encoded in a genomic region of Primulina tabacum isolate GXHZ01 unplaced genomic scaffold, ASM2559414v2 Contig610, whole genome shotgun sequence:
- the LOC142534591 gene encoding F-box protein At4g35930-like — protein sequence MGWVKPPNPLNRDNPPALEAYDQTKIKKLNLQPLKPNGSNMFKGGGKGVWIGSPHSPKAPKHGPRPPSRLKCTEMRQIAAVLFQESPFSSKCLVPSFLPKPVCKSLASNRALFYEDELCQAVAQNNLR from the exons ATGGGGTGGGTGAAACCACCAAACCCCTTGAATCGTGATAACCCACCTGCATTAGAAGCGTACGATCAAACCAAAATCAAGAAATTGAATCTACAACCACTCAAaccaaatggttccaatatgtt CAAGGGAGGTGGAAAAGGAGTGTGGATTGGCAGTCCTCACTCACCCAAGGCACCTAAGCATGGCCCTCGTCCCCCTTCTCGTCTAAAATGCACTGAGATGCGCCAAATTGCAGCTGTTCTCTTCCAAGAATCCCCATTTTCTTCAAAATGTTTGGTGCCATCCTTTTTGCCGAAACCTGTCTGCAAATCCTTGGCTTCTAATAGAGCCCTATTCTACGAGGATGAACTGTGCCAAGCGGTTGCGCAAAACAATCTTCGTTGA